A window of the Bacteroides thetaiotaomicron VPI-5482 genome harbors these coding sequences:
- a CDS encoding hybrid sensor histidine kinase/response regulator transcription factor encodes MKTRLLTLPGIIAIILLITTLPLRAEHYYYKQISLKEGLPSNVRCILRDEQGFIWIGTKAGLGKFDGHQLKRYKHQANDPHSLLHNLIYQIAEDKQHNIWILTEKGIARYQQQSNNFTFPTDEEGNYITAYSFCLVPDGILFGGKDRIYKYSYKDSSLRLLQYFNANSFKITALSVWDSKTLLCCSRWTGLYLVDLQTGEHRRPPFDCGPEITSMITDSKNRIWIAPYSGGLRCYSRDGKLSASYTTHNSSLSNDIVLSLAEREEQLWIGTDGGGINILHPETGEISQLEYIPGRENYSLPANSILCLHNDYNNNVWAGSTCNGLISIREVSMKTYTDVVPGNDRGLSNGTVRSLYRQSPDSIWIGTDGGGINLFSPHTEKFTHYSSTWGDKVAFISGFTPGKLLISLFSKGVFVFNPATGEKQPFTIIDKETTTRLCNRGKSVNLYQNTPNTVLFLGDHIYQYHLKEKKFSTITEEEGKDIVGTLVPFDHQENLTYINDIKHIYELDDQTSRLKTVFECYTDTVISSVSHDEQGHFWIGSNFGLIHYDPVLKSRTLVPTNLFTEINMVLCDQKGKVWIGVDNMLFAYFIKEQKFVLFGESNGAIQNEYLPNARLVNEQGDAYIGGVKGMLRIDGQLLLNTSEMPELQLLDITINGESANHEWYNHPAKISVPWNSNISIRIMSREEDIFRQKIYRYQIEGLNNEYTESYNPELVIRSLLPGSYRIMASCTAKDGSWIPDQQVLELTVLPPWYRTWWFSLTCAVLVSIAIIETFRRTVKRNEEKLKWAMKEHEKQTYEEKVRFLINISHELRTPLTLIHAPLNRILKSLSSEDPQYLPLKAIYRQAQRMKNLINMVLDVRKMEVGESKLLIQPHPLNHWIEHVSQDFISEGEAKNVRIRYQLDPQIETVSFDKDKCEIILSNLLINALKHSPQDTEITIASELLPETGRVRISIIDQGCGLKQVDTHKLFTRFYQGTGEQSGTGIGLSYSKILVEQHGGSIGAQDNPEAGAIFFFELPLKQESEEIICQPKAYLNELILSDNLKQATDKETFDTTPYTILVVDDNPDMTDFLKKTLEESFKRVIIAADGVEALQLIKSHIPDIIVSDVMMPRMNGYELCINIKEDITISHIPIILLTARDDKQSLISGYKNGADAYLTKPFEVEMLMEIISNRLKNREYIKKRYLHTGIIPVPKETTFSQVDESFLLKVNKTIQENLSNTNLDIQFICKEIGLSRTSLYTKLKALTGIGANDYINKFRIEKALTLIANTEMTFTEISEEVGFTSPSYFSTAFKQYTGETPTQYKEKTSKI; translated from the coding sequence ATGAAAACAAGATTGCTTACTTTACCAGGGATTATAGCTATTATACTATTGATAACTACCCTCCCTCTCCGCGCAGAACATTACTACTATAAGCAAATCTCCCTCAAAGAAGGACTGCCGTCCAATGTACGCTGCATCCTCAGAGACGAACAGGGTTTCATCTGGATAGGCACCAAAGCAGGACTGGGAAAGTTCGACGGACACCAACTGAAGAGATACAAACACCAGGCGAATGATCCGCACTCGCTTCTTCACAACCTGATCTACCAAATAGCGGAAGACAAACAACATAACATCTGGATACTGACCGAAAAAGGAATTGCACGCTATCAGCAACAGAGCAACAACTTCACTTTCCCTACAGACGAAGAAGGGAATTACATTACTGCCTATTCCTTCTGCCTCGTTCCGGATGGAATCCTGTTCGGTGGCAAAGACAGAATCTATAAGTACAGCTATAAGGACTCTTCGCTGAGACTCCTTCAATATTTCAATGCCAACTCTTTTAAAATCACCGCTCTCAGTGTATGGGACTCAAAGACGCTGCTCTGTTGCAGCCGATGGACCGGCTTATATCTCGTGGACCTGCAAACCGGAGAGCACAGACGCCCGCCCTTTGACTGCGGACCGGAAATCACAAGTATGATAACCGATTCTAAAAATAGAATCTGGATTGCCCCCTACAGCGGTGGACTGCGCTGCTACTCACGCGACGGCAAACTATCGGCTTCGTACACTACCCATAACTCCTCACTCAGCAACGACATCGTATTGAGCCTCGCCGAAAGAGAAGAACAACTGTGGATAGGAACAGACGGGGGAGGCATCAATATCCTCCATCCCGAAACCGGAGAAATCTCCCAACTGGAGTATATTCCGGGCCGTGAGAACTATTCTCTGCCTGCCAACTCCATTCTCTGCCTTCACAACGATTACAACAACAATGTATGGGCAGGAAGCACCTGCAACGGATTGATCAGCATCCGGGAAGTATCAATGAAAACCTATACGGACGTAGTGCCGGGCAACGACCGCGGATTGAGCAACGGCACTGTACGGAGCCTTTACCGGCAATCGCCGGATAGCATCTGGATTGGCACCGATGGGGGAGGCATCAACCTTTTCAGCCCGCACACCGAAAAGTTTACCCATTATTCGTCTACTTGGGGAGATAAGGTGGCATTCATCAGTGGCTTTACACCCGGAAAACTACTGATCTCGCTTTTCTCCAAAGGAGTCTTTGTCTTCAACCCCGCCACAGGAGAGAAGCAACCTTTCACCATCATCGACAAAGAAACGACTACACGGCTCTGCAACCGTGGAAAGTCCGTCAACTTATATCAAAATACGCCCAACACCGTGTTATTCCTGGGAGACCACATCTACCAGTATCACCTCAAAGAGAAGAAATTCAGCACCATCACCGAAGAGGAAGGGAAAGATATTGTGGGTACCCTTGTCCCGTTCGATCATCAAGAGAACCTGACCTATATCAATGATATCAAACATATCTATGAACTGGACGACCAGACCTCCCGGCTGAAAACCGTTTTTGAATGCTACACGGATACAGTGATCAGTTCCGTATCCCATGATGAACAGGGACATTTCTGGATCGGAAGCAATTTCGGACTTATCCACTACGACCCTGTCTTAAAAAGCCGGACTCTTGTCCCTACCAATCTGTTCACCGAAATTAATATGGTACTGTGCGACCAGAAAGGCAAAGTATGGATAGGCGTTGACAATATGCTTTTCGCCTACTTCATCAAAGAACAGAAGTTTGTACTTTTCGGAGAATCGAACGGAGCCATACAAAACGAATATCTCCCTAATGCACGGTTGGTGAACGAACAAGGGGATGCCTACATAGGCGGTGTGAAGGGTATGCTGCGCATCGACGGACAACTTCTTCTGAACACATCGGAAATGCCGGAACTTCAATTGCTGGATATTACCATCAATGGCGAATCGGCGAATCATGAATGGTACAACCATCCGGCAAAAATCTCGGTACCCTGGAACAGCAATATATCCATCCGCATCATGTCGAGGGAAGAAGACATCTTCCGGCAAAAGATTTACAGGTATCAGATAGAAGGATTGAACAACGAATATACCGAATCATACAATCCGGAACTGGTGATCCGATCACTGCTTCCGGGAAGTTATAGAATCATGGCTTCGTGCACTGCAAAAGACGGTAGCTGGATTCCCGACCAACAAGTACTGGAACTAACCGTACTTCCGCCCTGGTACCGGACATGGTGGTTTAGCCTGACTTGTGCCGTACTCGTTTCTATAGCAATCATCGAAACTTTCCGAAGAACGGTGAAGCGCAACGAAGAGAAATTGAAATGGGCAATGAAGGAACACGAGAAACAAACGTATGAAGAAAAAGTACGTTTCCTTATCAATATCAGCCATGAACTCCGCACTCCGTTGACACTTATTCATGCGCCGCTCAACCGGATACTGAAATCTTTGTCTTCCGAAGATCCCCAATATCTGCCGCTAAAAGCTATTTATCGTCAGGCCCAACGAATGAAGAACCTGATAAACATGGTGCTCGACGTACGCAAAATGGAGGTCGGTGAGAGCAAACTGCTTATTCAACCGCATCCCCTCAACCACTGGATTGAGCACGTATCACAAGATTTCATCAGTGAAGGAGAAGCAAAGAACGTACGCATCCGTTACCAGCTCGATCCGCAGATTGAAACAGTAAGTTTCGATAAGGACAAATGCGAAATCATCTTAAGCAATCTGCTGATCAATGCGCTCAAACATAGTCCTCAGGATACGGAAATAACCATTGCCTCGGAATTGCTTCCCGAAACAGGAAGAGTACGTATCTCCATCATCGATCAGGGATGCGGATTGAAACAGGTAGATACACATAAACTCTTTACCCGCTTCTATCAGGGAACAGGAGAACAAAGTGGAACCGGAATCGGATTGTCTTACTCAAAAATTCTGGTCGAACAGCATGGCGGCTCTATCGGTGCACAAGATAACCCCGAAGCGGGGGCTATCTTCTTTTTCGAGCTACCGTTGAAGCAAGAATCAGAAGAGATTATCTGCCAGCCGAAAGCGTATCTGAACGAACTGATACTTAGTGATAATCTGAAGCAGGCAACCGATAAAGAAACTTTCGATACAACTCCATACACCATCCTGGTGGTGGATGACAATCCGGATATGACAGACTTTCTAAAAAAGACACTGGAAGAGTCTTTCAAACGGGTAATCATTGCCGCTGATGGGGTGGAGGCTCTCCAGCTTATCAAAAGTCACATTCCGGATATCATTGTCAGCGATGTGATGATGCCGCGGATGAACGGATACGAGCTGTGCATAAACATCAAAGAAGATATTACGATCAGCCATATTCCCATTATCTTGCTCACGGCACGAGATGATAAACAAAGTCTCATCAGCGGTTATAAGAATGGAGCAGATGCCTACCTGACAAAACCTTTTGAAGTAGAAATGCTGATGGAGATAATCAGTAACCGTCTGAAAAACAGGGAATACATTAAGAAAAGGTATTTGCATACGGGCATAATACCTGTCCCGAAAGAGACCACTTTCAGCCAGGTAGACGAGAGCTTCTTACTTAAAGTGAACAAAACAATCCAGGAGAATCTGAGTAATACCAATCTGGACATTCAGTTCATTTGCAAGGAAATAGGTTTAAGCCGTACTTCGCTTTACACTAAACTGAAAGCACTTACCGGGATAGGAGCAAATGATTACATCAATAAATTCCGAATAGAAAAAGCACTTACGTTAATTGCCAATACCGAAATGACATTTACGGAAATTTCAGAAGAGGTCGGATTTACATCTCCCAGTTATTTCAGCACTGCTTTCAAGCAGTACACAGGGGAGACACCGACTCAATACAAAGAAAAAACAAGTAAAATATAA
- a CDS encoding glycoside hydrolase family 95 protein: MKKLYSFFICTLFSLSASSIGTVDYTKGLSVWFDTPNNLDGQAIWLRASGSGANPDKTWESRSLPIGNGSLGANILGSVAAERITLNEKTLWKGGPNTSKGAEYYWDVNKQSAGVLKEIRQAFLDEDKEKAAQLTRNNFNGLAAYEEKDETPFRFGSFTTMGELYVETGLNELRMSNYRRILSLDSAMVVVQFDKDGVQYQRKYFISYPDSVMVMKFTANQSGKQNLILSYCPNSEAKSNLRADGKDGLVYTGVLDNNGMKFAFRIKAIHKGGTLEAENDRLIVKGADEVVFLLTADTDYKMNFNPDFKDPKTYVGNDPEQTTRIMMDQAVQKGYDELYRNHEADHTALFNRVRLQLNPDISSPNLPTYQRLANYKKGTPDYQLEQLYYQFGRYLLIASSRPGNMPANLQGMWHNNLDGPWRVDYHNNINIQMNYWPACSANLSECTWPLIDFIRSLVKPGEQTAQAYFNARGWTASISANIFGFTAPLSSNMMSWNLNPTAGPWLATHIWEYYDYTRDKKFLKEIGYDLIKSSAQFAVDHLWHKPDGTYTAAPSTSPEHGPIDEGVTFAHAVVREILLDAIQASKELGIDSKERKQWEKILDKLVPYRIGRYGQLMEWSTDIDDPEDEHRHVNHLFGLHPGHTISPITTPKLAEAAKVVLEHRGDGATGWSMGWKLNQWARLQDGNHAYKLYGNLLKNGTLDNLWDTHAPFQIDGNFGGTAGITEMLLQSHMGFIQLLPALPDAWKNGSITGICAKGNFEISISWKEGQLDKATILSGSGTPCNVRYGDKTLSFSTVKGKKYEITLVGNLLKLL; this comes from the coding sequence ATGAAGAAACTTTATTCTTTTTTTATCTGCACACTTTTCTCCCTTTCCGCATCATCAATAGGAACTGTTGATTATACCAAAGGACTCTCTGTCTGGTTCGATACTCCCAACAATCTCGACGGGCAAGCTATCTGGCTACGTGCTTCCGGTTCAGGAGCCAATCCTGACAAAACGTGGGAAAGTCGTTCACTTCCTATCGGAAACGGTAGTCTGGGAGCGAACATCTTAGGGTCGGTGGCTGCCGAACGCATCACTCTCAATGAGAAAACTCTCTGGAAAGGAGGACCGAATACTTCGAAAGGAGCGGAATATTACTGGGACGTAAACAAACAATCGGCAGGAGTATTAAAAGAAATCCGCCAGGCATTTCTGGATGAAGACAAAGAAAAAGCCGCCCAACTCACCCGGAACAACTTCAACGGTTTAGCAGCTTACGAAGAGAAAGATGAAACTCCATTCCGTTTCGGTTCGTTCACCACGATGGGAGAACTTTATGTGGAAACCGGACTCAATGAACTCAGAATGAGTAACTATCGCCGTATCTTGTCATTAGATTCTGCCATGGTTGTGGTGCAGTTCGATAAAGATGGAGTGCAATATCAACGGAAATATTTCATTTCCTATCCGGACAGCGTCATGGTAATGAAATTCACCGCCAACCAATCCGGAAAACAGAACCTTATATTGAGCTATTGCCCCAACAGCGAAGCAAAAAGTAACCTCAGGGCAGACGGAAAAGACGGACTGGTATATACCGGAGTACTCGATAACAACGGTATGAAGTTTGCCTTCCGAATCAAAGCTATCCACAAAGGAGGAACTCTGGAAGCTGAAAACGACCGCCTTATCGTAAAAGGCGCTGACGAAGTGGTATTTCTGCTCACAGCGGACACCGATTATAAAATGAACTTCAATCCCGATTTCAAAGACCCGAAAACGTATGTAGGCAACGATCCGGAACAAACCACCCGAATCATGATGGACCAAGCAGTACAAAAAGGATATGATGAACTGTACCGTAATCATGAAGCCGACCATACGGCGCTGTTCAACCGGGTACGGCTGCAACTCAATCCGGATATAAGCAGTCCCAACCTCCCCACCTACCAACGTCTGGCTAATTATAAAAAAGGAACCCCGGATTATCAACTGGAACAGTTGTACTATCAATTCGGGCGTTACCTGCTGATAGCCAGTTCGCGCCCCGGCAATATGCCCGCCAATCTGCAAGGTATGTGGCACAACAATCTGGACGGTCCCTGGAGAGTGGATTATCACAATAACATTAATATCCAGATGAACTACTGGCCTGCCTGCTCCGCCAACCTTTCGGAATGCACATGGCCTTTGATAGACTTTATACGCAGCCTGGTGAAACCCGGTGAACAAACGGCACAAGCCTACTTCAACGCACGCGGATGGACGGCATCCATCTCTGCCAATATCTTCGGATTTACAGCGCCTTTATCCAGCAATATGATGTCATGGAACCTGAATCCCACCGCAGGCCCATGGCTTGCCACACACATCTGGGAATATTATGACTATACCCGTGATAAGAAATTCCTGAAAGAGATCGGGTATGACCTTATCAAAAGCAGTGCACAATTTGCAGTGGACCATTTATGGCATAAACCCGACGGCACTTATACCGCTGCTCCTTCCACCTCTCCCGAACACGGACCGATAGACGAGGGAGTAACCTTTGCACATGCCGTAGTGCGTGAAATACTATTGGACGCTATCCAAGCCAGCAAAGAACTGGGGATCGACTCCAAAGAACGCAAACAATGGGAAAAGATACTGGATAAATTAGTTCCCTACCGCATCGGACGTTACGGGCAGTTAATGGAATGGTCGACCGACATAGACGACCCTGAAGACGAACACCGCCATGTGAACCATCTCTTCGGATTGCACCCGGGACATACCATTTCGCCCATCACGACCCCCAAACTTGCAGAAGCCGCAAAAGTGGTATTGGAACACCGCGGAGACGGAGCCACCGGATGGAGCATGGGATGGAAACTTAACCAGTGGGCACGCCTTCAGGACGGAAACCATGCTTATAAGTTATACGGCAATCTGTTGAAAAACGGAACACTGGACAATTTATGGGATACCCACGCGCCTTTCCAGATTGACGGAAACTTTGGAGGTACGGCAGGAATAACCGAAATGCTGTTGCAAAGCCACATGGGATTTATCCAATTGTTGCCAGCCTTGCCGGATGCCTGGAAGAACGGTTCGATAACCGGCATCTGTGCCAAAGGCAATTTCGAAATTTCCATTTCATGGAAAGAAGGGCAACTGGACAAAGCAACCATTCTTTCCGGGTCAGGAACTCCCTGCAATGTAAGATACGGAGATAAAACTCTCTCATTCAGCACCGTGAAAGGGAAGAAATATGAAATCACTTTAGTAGGAAATCTGTTAAAACTGCTGTAA
- a CDS encoding SusC/RagA family TonB-linked outer membrane protein → MKKRKQMKKQSCFVSLLMLLLLFPLGAFAQQQMIKGQVVDDSGESIIGATIMVKGAKEGTLTDFDGNFSLKGKVGTTLSISYVGYSPLEVKVKKLEGNRFVLREDAKVLDEVVVVGMDKQKRSTITAAVATVSSEAIASRPVTDLTSALQGNVAGLNFSTDAVADGVGGEMGAEIKFNIRGTGSINKGEPYVLIDGVEQSLQNVNPNDIETISILKDASAAAVYGARAAYGVIIVTTKSGGKDKTRVSYNGTVGFSSPINMPKMMNSLEFAHYINERNDNDGKKHEISDALIEKMEGFMKNPYSTEFPGIEPNQNKTNWASSKDAVYANTDWFDYYFKDASIRHSHNLSISGGSDKVSYYVGLGYIYQEGLMDKVDDNLSKYNVNTKFQINANKWLKFNFNNNLTLNILKRPMANQTIFYGTIGQTIPNAPTHYPIESKYNDASEFRYLKESHYVENRISDAMSFSATITPLQGWDIVGEMKVRFDVEDNSFKRGYPTYEKPDGELSIDKSTKQGYVYPGMNWKNSRWGSYTRGNAFDYYLSPNILSSYIFGWGDHTFRAMAGFQMELQENSDGYTYKDGLLTSDIFSFANANGNLSGNEDRTHWATMGMYAKLNWNYQEVYFLEFSGRYDGSSRFAPGHRWGFFPSFSAGYDMARTDYFKGWNLPFSQLKLRVSYGRLGNQNGAGLYDYLGFMNLVPDSPDSWLLPGVSDTPSKGVLARTPKMISPYITWEKVDNANLGIDLMLFRNRLSVTADIYQRTTRDMIGPAEAIPSISGINTEDRSKINNATLRNRGWELSVNWQDRLKCGFSYGIGFNISDYKAVVTKYNNPEGLLYNNHTGLARNKGYYEGMDIGEIWGFQADDLFRTNREVDEYLKTVDLSFFKPGDKWQRGDVKYIDSNHDGKVDSGKGTLADHGDLKVIGNATPKYSFGFNLNAGYKGFEVSALFQGVAKRQFPISGAAYFFGGNSYFKEHLDHFNAQNPEGYLPRLTDDKQTLAANTGYNTTRYLLNAAYMRLKNLTVSYSFKPQLVQHIGLSNLRVYVTCDNLFTVSKLPKQFDPETLNQVNGWVGGSNDTAPALTSPLNANGNGRVYPMNRNFVFGIDVTF, encoded by the coding sequence ATGAAAAAAAGGAAACAGATGAAAAAACAAAGTTGTTTTGTTAGTCTTCTGATGCTCCTCCTATTATTCCCTTTAGGAGCGTTTGCACAGCAACAAATGATTAAAGGACAAGTGGTGGATGATAGTGGTGAATCTATTATCGGAGCCACAATCATGGTGAAAGGGGCCAAAGAAGGGACTTTGACCGATTTTGACGGAAATTTCTCTCTGAAAGGTAAAGTCGGCACGACATTGTCCATTTCTTATGTAGGTTATTCTCCTCTTGAAGTGAAAGTGAAGAAACTTGAAGGTAACCGTTTCGTATTAAGAGAAGATGCAAAGGTGCTCGATGAGGTAGTGGTTGTAGGTATGGACAAGCAGAAGCGCAGCACTATTACGGCTGCCGTTGCTACGGTAAGTTCGGAAGCAATCGCCAGTCGTCCGGTAACGGACTTGACCAGTGCCCTTCAGGGTAATGTCGCAGGCTTGAATTTTTCAACAGATGCAGTCGCTGATGGTGTCGGCGGTGAAATGGGTGCTGAAATCAAGTTCAATATTCGTGGTACGGGTTCTATTAATAAAGGAGAACCTTATGTGCTGATCGACGGAGTTGAGCAGAGCCTTCAGAATGTGAATCCTAACGATATTGAAACGATCAGTATATTGAAAGATGCTTCTGCAGCTGCTGTTTATGGTGCCCGTGCTGCCTATGGTGTGATTATTGTTACTACCAAAAGCGGTGGAAAGGATAAAACACGTGTCTCTTACAATGGAACAGTCGGCTTCAGTTCACCTATCAATATGCCCAAAATGATGAACTCTCTGGAGTTTGCTCATTATATAAACGAACGCAATGATAATGATGGCAAGAAACACGAGATTTCTGACGCACTCATAGAAAAGATGGAAGGGTTTATGAAGAATCCTTATTCCACGGAATTTCCGGGTATCGAACCTAATCAGAATAAGACCAACTGGGCATCATCAAAGGATGCGGTATATGCCAATACCGACTGGTTTGATTATTATTTTAAGGATGCTTCCATTCGTCATTCCCACAATCTGAGTATATCCGGCGGTTCTGATAAGGTCAGCTATTATGTAGGTTTAGGCTATATTTATCAGGAAGGTCTGATGGATAAGGTAGATGATAACCTGAGTAAATACAATGTGAATACGAAATTTCAGATTAATGCTAATAAATGGTTGAAGTTCAACTTCAACAACAACCTGACATTGAATATTCTGAAGCGTCCGATGGCGAACCAAACCATCTTTTATGGAACCATTGGTCAGACTATACCGAATGCCCCGACTCATTATCCCATTGAGTCGAAATATAATGATGCTTCAGAGTTCCGTTATCTGAAAGAATCACATTATGTAGAAAACCGTATTTCCGATGCTATGTCTTTCTCCGCTACCATCACTCCGCTCCAAGGATGGGATATTGTAGGAGAAATGAAAGTCCGTTTCGATGTGGAAGATAATAGCTTCAAACGTGGTTATCCTACTTACGAAAAACCCGACGGAGAGTTATCGATAGATAAGTCGACCAAGCAGGGATACGTATATCCGGGTATGAACTGGAAAAATTCCCGCTGGGGATCTTACACCCGTGGGAATGCCTTCGACTATTATCTTTCTCCGAATATACTCTCTTCTTATATTTTTGGCTGGGGCGACCATACCTTTAGGGCAATGGCAGGTTTTCAGATGGAACTGCAGGAAAACTCTGACGGTTATACTTATAAAGACGGTCTGCTGACCAGTGACATTTTCTCGTTTGCCAATGCCAATGGTAACCTTTCCGGCAATGAAGACCGCACTCACTGGGCCACGATGGGTATGTATGCCAAGTTGAACTGGAACTATCAGGAGGTATATTTCCTGGAATTTAGCGGACGCTATGACGGTTCTTCCCGTTTTGCTCCGGGACATCGTTGGGGATTCTTCCCTTCTTTCTCCGCCGGTTATGATATGGCACGTACCGATTATTTCAAGGGATGGAACCTTCCGTTCTCCCAGTTGAAGCTACGTGTGTCTTATGGACGTCTGGGTAATCAGAATGGTGCCGGATTGTATGACTATCTTGGATTTATGAATCTGGTTCCTGATTCTCCCGACTCTTGGTTACTGCCGGGAGTAAGTGATACTCCGTCCAAAGGAGTACTTGCCAGAACACCTAAAATGATCAGTCCTTATATCACATGGGAGAAAGTGGATAATGCCAATCTTGGTATTGACCTGATGCTGTTCAGAAACCGACTTTCTGTAACTGCCGATATTTATCAGCGTACAACCCGCGATATGATCGGTCCGGCTGAGGCAATACCTTCTATCAGCGGTATTAATACTGAAGACCGTTCGAAAATAAATAATGCAACTTTGCGCAATCGTGGCTGGGAATTATCGGTCAACTGGCAGGATAGACTGAAATGTGGCTTTAGCTACGGTATCGGGTTCAATATTTCCGATTATAAGGCTGTAGTTACGAAATATAATAATCCCGAAGGCCTGCTTTACAATAATCATACCGGTCTGGCACGTAACAAAGGTTACTATGAGGGAATGGATATCGGCGAAATCTGGGGATTCCAGGCCGATGACCTCTTCCGAACCAACCGTGAAGTGGATGAATACCTCAAAACGGTAGACCTTAGTTTCTTTAAGCCGGGTGATAAGTGGCAACGAGGCGATGTGAAATATATAGATTCAAATCACGACGGAAAAGTCGATTCGGGCAAGGGTACACTGGCAGATCACGGTGACCTGAAAGTGATCGGTAATGCTACTCCCAAATATTCTTTTGGATTCAACCTGAATGCAGGCTATAAAGGATTTGAAGTATCTGCTCTTTTCCAAGGGGTGGCCAAACGGCAATTCCCCATCTCCGGTGCAGCTTATTTCTTTGGTGGAAATAGCTATTTCAAGGAACATCTGGACCATTTCAATGCTCAGAATCCTGAAGGATATTTACCACGTCTGACGGATGATAAACAGACTCTGGCAGCCAATACAGGCTACAATACCACCCGTTACTTGCTGAATGCAGCTTATATGCGCCTAAAGAATCTGACGGTGTCTTATTCGTTCAAGCCTCAGCTGGTGCAACATATCGGACTGAGTAATTTGAGAGTATACGTCACTTGTGATAACCTGTTTACTGTTTCTAAATTGCCGAAACAGTTTGATCCGGAAACACTGAATCAGGTGAACGGATGGGTAGGCGGCAGTAATGACACTGCCCCGGCACTTACTTCACCATTGAATGCCAATGGTAACGGACGTGTATATCCTATGAACCGGAACTTTGTATTTGGAATTGATGTCACATTTTAA